The following coding sequences are from one Fibrobacter sp. window:
- a CDS encoding putative DNA binding domain-containing protein — protein MTKEEILAGESELLEFKRDVPEQSVKYIKTVVAFANGKGGTIVFGVDDKTHKIIGIKKSEVFQKADTIADTIFNSCEPKIRPSINLQEIDKRYIIVVTVPSGMQQPYYIKSMGITEGTFVRVAATTREAERYMLKELLLEGENESFDQQPAGETVSKEEVENLCDKIYDFTAGTLSKKERAALRRPTVNQLLSWKLLKKEGRSLVASNGFKLLQGTNGDFPDAKIQCAVFKGNIRGDFLKRQNMEGPLFEQIESAYQFVMQNLPVQSKVKGLFRHDSSLLPESAVREAIANAVCHRSYLIPRKVQVALYDDRLEVTSPGTLCRDITLEKMREGMSSVRNKGIAETFIYMRIVETWGSGIPNIFKAMQESGLPEPVMQDFHGDFRITLYWKKSVQSHPILPNPTQSHPILPNPTQYSEVEWNLLKILKDNPKLSQSEMAERMGMKINRLKYYLNELRKAPNPAIRHIGTTRDGYWEILVDIKGEIR, from the coding sequence TTGCCTTTGCTAACGGCAAGGGCGGCACGATTGTCTTTGGCGTGGACGACAAGACCCATAAAATTATAGGCATAAAAAAGAGCGAGGTCTTTCAGAAAGCCGACACAATCGCTGATACGATTTTCAACAGTTGCGAGCCCAAAATCAGGCCGAGTATCAATCTTCAGGAAATTGACAAGCGCTACATTATCGTGGTGACGGTTCCTTCTGGAATGCAGCAGCCCTATTACATAAAGAGCATGGGCATTACCGAAGGCACTTTTGTTCGCGTGGCGGCAACGACCCGTGAAGCAGAACGATACATGCTCAAGGAACTGCTTCTTGAAGGTGAAAACGAATCGTTCGATCAGCAACCAGCTGGCGAAACCGTTTCGAAGGAAGAAGTCGAAAATCTTTGTGACAAGATTTATGATTTTACAGCCGGGACATTGAGCAAAAAAGAACGTGCAGCATTGCGAAGGCCGACCGTCAACCAGTTGCTTTCGTGGAAACTGTTGAAGAAGGAAGGCCGTTCTTTAGTGGCTTCGAATGGGTTTAAACTTTTGCAGGGGACAAACGGGGATTTCCCTGACGCAAAGATTCAATGCGCCGTATTCAAAGGAAATATCCGGGGCGATTTCTTGAAGCGACAAAATATGGAAGGGCCTCTTTTTGAGCAGATTGAGTCGGCCTACCAGTTCGTAATGCAGAATTTGCCTGTTCAATCCAAGGTAAAGGGGCTTTTTAGGCACGACAGTTCCCTTTTGCCCGAATCTGCCGTGCGCGAAGCCATTGCAAATGCGGTGTGCCATCGCAGTTACCTAATCCCTCGCAAGGTGCAGGTAGCATTGTATGATGACCGCCTGGAAGTGACGTCCCCAGGGACGCTTTGCAGGGATATCACCTTGGAAAAAATGCGTGAAGGCATGTCTAGCGTGCGCAACAAGGGGATTGCAGAAACGTTTATCTATATGCGCATTGTCGAAACATGGGGAAGCGGTATTCCGAACATCTTCAAGGCAATGCAAGAAAGCGGCTTGCCGGAACCCGTGATGCAGGATTTTCATGGGGATTTCAGGATAACCTTATATTGGAAGAAATCCGTCCAATCCCACCCAATCCTACCCAATCCCACCCAATCCCACCCAATCCTACCCAATCCCACCCAATACAGTGAGGTGGAATGGAATCTGCTTAAAATCTTAAAGGACAATCCTAAATTAAGTCAAAGCGAAATGGCCGAAAGAATGGGAATGAAGATAAATCGTCTCAAGTATTACTTAAACGAACTTCGAAAGGCTCCGAATCCAGCAATTCGCCATATTGGCACAACTCGTGATGGCTATTGGGAAATCCTAGTTGATATTAAAGGAGAAATACGATGA